A window of the Dictyostelium discoideum AX4 chromosome 4 chromosome, whole genome shotgun sequence genome harbors these coding sequences:
- the vinA gene encoding vinculin A, protein MDEVLEMIADAVSSLVVAITDSEEKNTLFGDMVPGVELIQQAVNGMAEAAEETVSLIDEEFIGQLESTSKQLKNSAGQLYVHAVRAREDPWNRVPQKDAIKAAKQILQNVVLLVLIEEQSNIKVLVNIAKKAAEGVRRIDEIENIKQLDVMIGDVNQLQNELVKRSQRRSEGSHNPELRSKLEDIATMVNILSEQHQASARDVCRNPREETLRSKRSELSSKLLSAIDDLIYTIKLIFENNTKFVDLAFKWKPVRTMAEDEVTRASAVLIDNLRTLPKSIEAGNGPAAAREIVNAANLQISNAIIVANRCQDPVKKKMLLKQIEELKKLTPMLISAMKPVLENPNDQEAQKHLESVIYSTQKASEALATAVVSSPAEIVAASGVSLARDLDSLEEAIASGDKKRAQVILSHIPSAIDKHIELANALLETITDPGQRHQIKQSIERLQTLKPRIIENANRAIANPNDHEARKNLSSDIKEAKKAIGQISQPYEVVSALNTKIHNDLDSLIKCIDEGGPDMQVKGVQYAKDIANSIKKQIEAAEAYAQTITDPDRKKQVLDSIEQLKKLTPQLLEAIRACLANPDDKEARKRLDDVVRRVKEASSNLSQVIQPTADELKEEKRKRNEEIARIEAEEKAKARALLKAAELARIEAEEEKKRLAIIEEEKKRLAAEEEERKRAPKLVVPEGPVNKAVFGAAADVAQALESKVRDGTPLGILVQLSDEIAQQMALIASFAMNGDVKGMITAARKIADTIKQVQTQAKHIADNCTDPRLKQNVLTYCDCGGNFSTQLKILCAVKSNDFNDPTAEEQLVTCAKGLSGAVINLVKSSEAASIKQRKVPQQ, encoded by the exons atggatgaAGTATTAGAAATGATTGCTGATGCAGTTTCCTCATTGGTTGTTGCAATCACAGATAGTGAAGAGAAAAATACTCTTTTTGGT gATATGGTACCAGGtgttgaattaattcaacaagCAGTTAATGGAATGGCAGAAGCAGCAGAGGAAACAGtatcattaattgatgaagaGTTTATTGGACAATTAGAGAGTAcatcaaaacaattaaagaattcaGCAGGTCAATTATATGTTCATGCAGTTCGTGCAAGAGAAGATCCATGGAATAGAGTACCACAAAAGGATGCAATTAAAGCAGCCAAACAAATTCTTCAAAATGTtgtattattggtattgattGAAGAGCAATCAAACATTAAGGTATTGGTAAACATTGCAAAGAAAGCAGCTGAAGGTGTAAGAAGAATCGATGagattgaaaatattaagcAATTGGATGTTATGATTGGTGACgtaaatcaattacaaaatgAATTGGTTAAAAGATCACAACGTCGTTCAGAGGGTAGCCACAATCCAGAGCTACGTTCAAAACTTGAAGATATCGCCACAATGGTAAACATACTCTCTGAACAACATCAAGCAAGTGCTCGTGATGTTTGTAGAAATCCAAGAGAGGAAACCCTAAGATCAAAACGTTCAGAACTTTcaagtaaattattatcagcAATCGATGATTTAATCTACActattaaattgattttcgAGAATAATACAAAATTCGTTGATCTCGCTTTCAAATGGAAACCAGTTCGTACAATGGCTGAAGATGAAGTTACTCGTGCCTCCGCTGTTCTTATTGATAATCTTCGTACACttccaaaatcaattgaGGCTGGTAATGGTCCAGCAGCAGCTAGAGAGATTGTCAATGCTGCAAACTTACAAATTTCAAATGCAATCATCGTTGCAAATCGTTGTCAAGATCcagttaaaaagaaaatgttattgaaacaaattgaagaattaaagaaattgacACCAATGCTTATCTCTGCTATGAAACCAGTTTTGGAGAATCCAAATGATCAAGAAGCTCAAAAACATTTAGAATCTGTAATTTATTCAACCCAAAAAGCATCTGAAGCATTGGCAACCGCAGTTGTTTCTTCACCAGCAGAAATTGTTGCAGCATCTGGTGTTTCATTAGCAAGAGATTTAGATTCTTTAGAGGAAGCAATTGCATCAGGTGATAAGAAACGTGCTCAAGTTATTCTCTCTCATATTCCAAGTGCAATTGATAAACATATTGAATTGGCAAATGCTCTCTTAGAGACTATTACAGATCCAGGTCAACGTCATCAAATTAAACAATCCATTGAAAGATTACAAACACTTAAACCAAGAATCATTGAAAATGCAAATAGAGCAATCGCCAATCCAAATGACCATGAAGCTCGTAAAAATCTTTCATCAGATATTAAAGAAGCCAAAAAAGCAATTGGTCAAATCAGTCAACCATATGAAGTCGTTTCAGCTCTCAATACTAAAATTCATAATGATCTTGATTCACTCATTAAATGTATCGATGAAGGTGGTCCAGATATGCAAGTTAAAGGTGTTCAATATGCTAAAGATATAGCAAACtctattaaaaaacaaattgaagCAGCCGAGGCATACGCTCAAACTATCACTGATCCAGATCGTAAGAAACAAGTACTAGATTCAATTGAACAACTTAAAAAACTTACTCCACAACTTTTAGAAGCAATTAGAGCATGTTTAGCAAATCCTGATGATAAAGAAGCTCGTAAGAGACTCGATGATGTCGTCAGAAGAGTTAAAGAAGCAAGTAGTAATCTTAGTCAAGTCATTCAACCAACTGCTGATGAACTTAAAGAagaaaagagaaagagaaatgAAGAGATTGCAAGAATTGAAGCAGAGGAAAAAGCAAAAGCTCGTGCCTTATTAAAAGCTGCTGAATTGGCAAGAATTGAAGCAGAGGAAGAAAAGAAACGTTTGGCTATAATtgaagaagaaaagaaacGTTTAGCTGCAGAGGAAGAGGAAAGAAAACGTGCTCCAAAACTCGTCGTTCCAGAAGGTCCAGTTAATAAAGCAGTTTTCGGTGCTGCCGCTGATGTCGCTCAAGCTTTAGAATCAAAAGTTCGTGATGGTACACCATTGGGTATACTCGTTCAATTATCCGACGAAATCGCTCAACAAATGGCTTTAATCGCAAGTTTCGCAATGAATGGTGATGTTAAAGGTATGATTACTGCTGCTCGTAAAATCGCAGATACCATCAAACAAGTTCAAACTCAAGCTAAACATATCGCTGACAATTGCACTGATCCACgtttaaaacaaaatgttTTAACCTATTGCGATTGTGGTGGTAATTTCAGTACCCAACTTAAAATCCTTTGCGCcgttaaatcaaatgattttaatgatcCAACCGCTGAAGAACAATTAGTTACTTGTGCTAAAGGTTTATCAGGTGCTGTAATTAATCTTGTAAAATCTTCTGAAGCTGCATCAATTAAACAAAGAAAAGTACcacaacaataa
- a CDS encoding DJ-1/ThiJ/PfpI family protein, whose protein sequence is MTKKILLLLCKGFEVMEFTPFVDVMGWAREDDNNEDKADIQVVTCGLYNKMVTSTFGVKVQVDVLLGEVVKSLDEFDALAIPGGFENYSFYEEAYSEDVSQLIRDFDSKGKHIASVCVAALALGKSGILKGRNATTYRNSLREHSVRQQQLRDFGANVIADQSIVIDKNVITSYNPQTAPYVAFELLSRLSDENKAKKVKTLMGF, encoded by the coding sequence atgaccaaaaaaatattattattattatgtaaAGGATTTGAAGTAATGGAGTTTACACCATTTGTTGATGTTATGGGTTGGGCTAGAGaggatgataataatgaagataaaGCAGATATTCAAGTTGTTACATGTGGATTGTATAATAAAATGGTTACAAGTACATTTGGTGTTAAAGTTCAAGTGGATGTATTATTAGGTGAAGTTGTTAAATCTTTGGATGAATTTGATGCATTGGCAATTCCAGGtggatttgaaaattattcattttatgaAGAAGCCTATAGTGAAGATGTATCACAATTAATAAGAGATTTCGATTCAAAGGGTAAACATATTGCTTCGGTTTGTGTTGCTGCTTTAGCACTTGGTAAAAGTGGGATTTTAAAGGGTAGAAATGCAACAACCTACAGAAATTCTCTTCGTGAACATAGTGTtagacaacaacaattaagaGATTTCGGTGCAAACGTTATCGCAGATCAatcaattgtaattgataaaaatgtaattacATCATACAATCCACAAACTGCTCCATATGTTgcttttgaattattatctcGTTTGtctgatgaaaataaagctaaaaaagtaaaaactttaatgggtttttaa
- a CDS encoding AWS domain-containing protein produces MKNQFYFPSYFIISILFILINGSMGNSFYGTSKDKYYQVESFNNPNCEGGPIQYQAILKGTEYCFSMPYFQLDCSGGFENSTRDCYFSMSCFCGEDCRYYINLNECVQVLNTSFKVVYKIINYKEKDFCQITETYSKTKLSDERIWRYRLDGLQVFKKGVCLYGGSIDCDEDFTYFYYCNSTNLSIKLQTKMSNNAISYSTRKNGETGSHYFYPNDPNFLIKPIPNNAFNTISSNFTFPFFLILVFLFIL; encoded by the exons atgaaaaatcaattttattttccaagttattttataatatcaattttatttatattaataaatggtAGTATGGGAAATTCGTTTTATGGTACATCAAAAGATAAATATTATCAAgttgaatcatttaataacCCAAATTGTGAGGGTGGACCTATACAATACCAAGCAATTTTAAAAGGGACAGAATATTGTTTTTCCATGCCATATTTCCAACTTGATTGTTCAGGTGGATTTGAAAATAGCACAAGGGATTGTTATTTTTCTATGTCTTGTTTTTGTGGAGAAGATTGTAGatattatataaatctaAATGAATGCGTTCAAGTATTAAATACATCCTTTAAAgttgtttataaaataataaattataaagaaaaGGATTTTTGTCAAATAACTGAAAC ttATAGTAAAACAAAACTTTCTGATGAAAGAATTTGGAGATATAGATTAGATGGATTACAAGTATTTAAAAAGGGTGTTTGTTTGTATGGTGGAAGTATTGATTGTGATGAGGACTttacttatttttattattgtaattcAACAAACCTCtcaataaaattacaaacaaAAATGTCAAATAATGCAATTTCATATTCGACAAGAAAAAATGGTGAAACAGGGTCACATTATTTTTACCCAAACGATCCAAATTTCCTAATTAAACCTATACCAAATAATGCTTTCAATACAATTAGTTCTAATTTTacatttccattttttttaattttagtttttttatttatattataa
- the fhkD gene encoding FHA domain-containing protein produces MDEATQRQDPIEETDAEKKVQVVPSLWGRLVSNHPESRHIDLIEHSIFFGRNPKRCQVVLHDPTVSGIHCRIFREEIPCQKYNNNNNNDGDNNNNNNNNNNNNNNNNNNNNNNNNNNNNNNNNNNNTTKNYITKITDTSSNGTFVKGCILGKDKTTIIQNGDMVSFTSAKLISSLSFTFLDLTNPYIDEPFEEEMNKKYSIQGILGTGNFSVVKRCIRRDTGEVFAVKIIDKKKFWSQTKTRRQMESEVEILQKIKHPNIISIIDIVQSDRYFYIVLELATGGELFEKIKQKGRFSEPEAKDTFKQILEAVSYLHDLNISHRDLKPENILISAVSHGKSSVIKVTDFGLAKIIGEKEMATTLCGTPLYVAPEIIRNCLHGDGGAQVNTGYGKEVDVWSLGCILYILLSGRPPFDFDHTNNFNLKLINQGLYNFSLPVWDVVTENAKDLIKKLLNVDPTKRISTKGALSHDWFNDDDLLRCSTVIANQSPISKSPQRSHGVVQLPVVDVKSKNIPMTLNSTTTNTTSPNNNNNNNNNNNNKNNNKNIIKSLNSNSNNYNNNSVLKKTSQSPKTKSNRPKLQFEQPSPNQHNNNNNNNNNNNNNNNNNNNNNNSSGGKPAIINNNGNLYSKFMATNNDPFDCTPTSTPVKPITNSTTTSTATSMPTSNSVTMGTSSTSIPVSNSITMKSPSILALSDDGDKKRKEKESSSSENVNDVIVINSNNHNNNNNNNHNINNGISSKPPPKRLKGS; encoded by the coding sequence atggatGAAGCAACCCAAAGACAAGATCCAATTGAAGAAACAGATGCAGAAAAGAAGGTTCAAGTGGTACCATCGTTATGGGGTAGATTAGTTTCCAATCATCCAGAGTCAAGACATATAGATTTGATTGAACATTCCATTTTCTTTGGTAGGAATCCAAAAAGATGTCAAGTTGTTTTACATGATCCAACAGTTAGTGGTATACATTGTAGAATATTTAGAGAAGAAATTCCATgtcaaaaatataataacaataataataatgatggtgataataataataataataataataataataataataataataataataataataataataataataataataataataataataataataataataataacaataatacaaCAAAGAATTATATTACAAAAATTACAGATACAAGCTCAAATGGTACATTTGTAAAAGGATGTATATTAGGGAAAGATAAAACtacaataattcaaaatggAGATATGGTATCATTTACATCAGCAAAGTTAATAAGTTCATTATCATTCacatttttagatttaaccAATCCATACATTGATGAACCATTTGAAGAGGAGATGAATAAGAAATACTCCATTCAGGGTATATTGGGTACTGGTAATTTTAGTGTGGTGAAACGTTGTATTAGACGTGATACTGGTGAAGTGTTTGCTGTGAAAATCATTGACAAGAAAAAATTTTGGAGTCAAACAAAGACTCGAAGACAAATGGAAAGTGAGGTTGAAATTTTACAGAAGATCAAACATCCAAATATCATCTCAATTATCGATATCGTTCAATCGGATCGATACTTCTACATTGTATTGGAATTGGCAACCGGTGGTGAActctttgaaaaaattaaacaaaaggGTAGATTCTCTGAACCTGAGGCAAAGGATACCTTTAAACAAATCCTAGAGGCCGTATCATACCTTCACGATCTAAATATTTCACATAGAGATCTTAAACctgaaaatatattaatctCAGCTGTAAGTCATGGCAAATCATCAGTTATCAAAGTCACCGATTTCGGTTTGGCCAAGATTATTGGTGAAAAGGAGATGGCAACAACATTATGCGGTACTCCACTCTATGTTGCACCTGAAATCATTAGAAATTGTCTTCATGGAGATGGTGGAGCTCAAGTTAATACAGGTTATGGCAAAGAAGTGGATGTTTGGTCATTGGGTtgtattttatatattttattatcaggTAGACCACCATTTGATTTTGACCAtactaataatttcaatttgaaACTAATCAATCAAGGTCTCTATAATTTCAGTTTACCAGTTTGGGATGTCGTCACTGAGAATgcaaaagatttaattaagaaattattaaacgTTGATCCAACCAAAAGAATAAGTACTAAAGGTGCTCTATCACATGATTGGTTCAATGATGACGACTTATTAAGATGCAGCACTGTCATCGCTAATCAATCTCCAATCTCAAAATCACCACAACGTTCTCATGGTGTAGTTCAATTACCAGTGGTAGAtgttaaatctaaaaatattcCAATGactttaaattcaacaacaactaatactacatcaccaaataataataataataataataataataataataataaaaataataataaaaatattattaaaagtttaaatagtaacagtaataattataataataatagtgtatTAAAGAAAACAAGTCAAAGTCCAAAGACTAAATCTAATAGACCAAAATTACAGTTTGAACAACCTTCACCAAAtcaacataataataataataataataataataataataataataataataataataataataataataataatagcagtGGTGGTAAACCAgctataattaataataatggtaatttatATTCTAAATTTATGGCAACCAATAATGATCCCTTTGATTGTACACCAACTTCTACACCTGTAAAACCAATCACAAACTCAACTACAACATCAACAGCAACATCAATGCCTACATCAAATTCAGTTACAATGGGAACTTCTTCAACCTCAATACCTGTATCAAATTCTATAACAATGAAATCTCCATCAATTTTAGCATTgagtgatgatggtgataaaaagagaaaagaaaaagaaagctCAAGTAGTGAAAATGTGAATGatgtaattgtaattaaCAGTAacaatcataataataataataataataaccacaatattaataatggaaTTTCTAGTAAACCTCCACCCAAAAGATTAAAGGGTTCttga
- the rpl37 gene encoding ribosomal protein L37, giving the protein MTKGTFSFGRRHTKSHTLCRRCGKSSFHIQKKTCASCGYPSAKTRSYNWSIKAQRRKTTGTGRTRYLKTVHKRFNSGFKEASLAVKKTAAK; this is encoded by the exons ATG actAAAGGTACATTCAGTTTTGGTCGTAGACACACCAAGTCCCACACCTTATGCAGAAGATGCGGTAAATCATCATTCCACATCCAAAAGAAGACCTGTGCTTCATGTGGTTATCCATCCGCCAAAACCAGATCTTACAACTGGAGTATTAAAGCTCAACGTAGAAAGACCACCGGTACCGGTAGAACCAGATATTTGAAGACTGTCCACAAGAGATTCAACAGTGGTTTCAAAGAAG CCTCTTTAGCCGTCAAAAAAACTGCtgctaaataa
- a CDS encoding C2 tensin-type domain-containing protein: MDLVRKMVSKKKRRFEMYNFDLDLSYITDRVIAMGFPSESLEGLYRNRMRDVQRFFNTLHADHYKVYNLCSERKYEHCRFEDRVSEYPFDDHCPPTLNIISEFCNDMEMWLDQNPENVVAVHCKAGKGRTGTMLACWLLYNKQCQTGSESMRLFANKRTHNSKGVTIPSQIRYVRYFEALLQYGKPIPKPPSITKVLSMIKMNSLPNFNIGGGCEPYLSIVQQGKSVFYSKPVKLKKGTIHQQVELDCGNILLVNDVQIQFFNRNSKGHMFSYCFHTAFIEGTKIHIRRQEIDKAHKDLKHFHSNFSIELIFLEDDRDDDSSSVSEESVEEKRVFNTSYATGLAKLYHNSNSNNKSLTSSTSSTSNLSSSTNNTFEIISNNNNNNNNNNNNNNINSNNNKINDENSNKNNNNNNIINNNSFSAWGNNSKIVKNRGSKLAFICPKCNLPITATDPSINRNSENYHWKCVVCVKCSKPLGGESDCVFENNEMLCTDCGTEFFKSCSGCNLVIKTSDFEELGDHIYHRSCFLCYYCTSYLGGKDFIVENINNIRRFKCSSCIDNKNRQNGDDDDNNNNDNIENILENKIPEICDKLDKEIIKLVIEIDKSTEPSPVSSIDPSMIFNDLEDNGKRRQMTVESMICSKCELAINQSRPIILDCGIYHRECFQCSECFDETPMDPSLYYIRNDKPVCFDCDVNHIMNEAHSEITCYGCKLPIVDEVMMDALNFKWHVACLVCSKCAIQIEGQLGDHQGLIYCKDHFEELVGTKCDQCNQYIDGMFLKVNGKNLCPTCFRCFCCNEVLEGGKYFEKNGESICEKCRNEDILKRKTQIHIQHTLITSLKNSQQISEKSSSSLSTSSTTTTTTTNNVVSSTSSTSTSPSTSPSNSPLSSSIQKDAPLFCLNKSRSLFRNSIKIHLEDLKNSGERKTLLYPSFHRQMRKQTFKTAYPSLRGTRRKDFLNHSKNELDSSNNSLSTLVNAFVPPQQSNNSNTTTTTNTST; the protein is encoded by the exons atggACTTAGTAAGAAAAATGgtatcaaaaaagaaaagacgTTTTGAAATGTATAATTTTGATCTTGATTTATCATATATCACAGACAGAGTTATAGCAATGGGTTTTCCTAGTGAATCATTGGAAGGATTATATAGGAATAGAATGAGGGATGTCCAAAGATTTTTCAATACATTACATGCAGACCATTATAAAGTTTATAATCTTTGTTCTGAAAGAAAATATGAACATTGCAGATTTGAAGATAGAGTTAGTGAATATCCATTTGATGATCATTGTCCACCaactttaaatataatttcagAATTTTGTAATGATATG gAGATGTGGTTGGATCAAAATCCAGAAAATGTAGTTGCAGTTCATTGTAAAGCAGGTAAAGGTAGAACTGGTACAATGTTAGCATGTTGgctattatataataaacaatGTCAAACTGGATCAGAGTCAATGAGATTATTTGCAAATAAAAGAACACACAATAGTAAGGGTGTAACAATTCCAAGTCAAATCAGATATGTTAGATATTTCGAAGCATTACTACAATATGGTAAACCAATACCAAAACCACCATCAATTACAAAAGTTTTAtcaatgataaaaatgaattcattaccaaattttaatataggtggtggttgtgaaccatatttatcaattgttCAACAAGGTAAATCTGTATTTTATTCAAAACCAGTT aaattaaaaaaaggaacAATTCATCAACAAGTTGAATTAGATTGtggtaatattttattagttAATGatgttcaaattcaattttttaatagaaaTTCAAAGGGTCATATGTTTAGTTATTGTTTTCATACAGCATTTATTGAAGGAACTAAAATTCATATAAGAAGACAAGAAATTGATAAAGCacataaagatttaaaacatttccatagtaatttttcaattgaattaatatttttagagGATGACAGAGATGATGACTCTAGTTCAGTTTCAGAAGAATCTGTTGAAGAAAAAAGAGTATTCAATACTTCTTATGCAACTGGTTTAGCAAAATTATAtcataatagtaatagtaataataaatcattaacatcatcaacatcatcaacttcaaatttatcatcaagtacaaataatacttttgaaatcatttcaaataataataataataataataataataataataataataatattaatagtaataataataaaattaacgATGagaattcaaataaaaataataataataataacattattaataataacagtttTTCAGCTTGgggtaataatagtaaaattgttaaaaatagAGGATCTAAATTAGCATTTATTTGTCCAAAATGTAATCTTCCTATAACTGCAACTGATCCATCAATTAATAGAAATTCTGAAAATTATCATTGGAAATGTGTAGTTTGTGTAAAATGTTCAAAACCATTGGGTGGTGAAAGTG attgtgtatttgaaaataatgaaatgtTATGTACAGATTGTGGTACTGAATTTTTTAAGAGTTGTTCAGGTTGTAATTTAGTTATTAAAACATCAGATTTTGAAGAATTGGGTGACCATATTTATCACAGATCATGCTTTTTATGTTATTATTGCACAAGTTATTTAGGTGGTAAAGATTTTATAGTtgaaaatatcaataatattagAAGATTTAAATGTTCAAGTtgtattgataataaaaatcgacaaaatggtgatgatgatgataataataataatgataatattgaaaatattttggaGAATAAAATACCAGAAATTTGTGATAAATTAGATAAAGAGATTATAAAATTAgttattgaaattgataaatcaacAGAACCATCACCAGTATCATCAATTGATCCATCAATgatatttaatgatttagaaGATAATGGAAAAAGGCGACAAATGACAGTTGAATCAATGATTTGTAGTAAATGTGAATTGGCAATTAATCAAAGTAGACCAATTATATTGGATTGTGGTATTTATCATAGAGAATGTTTTCAATGTTCAGAATGTTTTGATGAAACCCCAATGGATCCatcattatattatattagaAACGATAAACCGGTTTGCTTTGATTGCGATGTTAATCATATAATGAATGAAGCTCATTCTGAAATCACATGTTATGGTTGTAAATTACCAATAGTTGACGAAGTTATGATGGATGCATTGAATTTTAAATGGCATGTAGCTTGTTTGGTTTGTTCTAAATGTGCTATTCAAATAGAGGGTCAATTGGGTGACCATCAAGGTCTAATCTATTGTAAAGATCATTTCGAAGAATTGGTAGGTACCAAATGTGACCAATGCAACCAATATATAGATGGCatgtttttaaaagttaatgGTAAAAATTTATGTCCAACTTGTTTCAGATGTTTCTGTTGTAACGAGGTTTTAGAAGGtggtaaatattttgaaaagaatGGTGAATCAATTTGTGAAAAATGTAGAAATGAAGATAtcttaaaaagaaaaactcAAATTCATATTCAACATACTTTAATTacatctttaaaaaatagtcaACAAATTTCtgaaaaatcatcatcatcattatccaCTTCATCAAcgactactaccaccaccacaaataATGTAGTTagttcaacatcatcaacatcaacatcaccttcaacatcaccatcaaattcaccattatcatcatcaattcaAAAAGATGCACCattgttttgtttaaataagAGTAGATCATTATTtagaaattcaattaaaattcatttaGAGGATTTGAAAAATAGTGGTGAACGTAAAACTTTACTCTATCCTTCATTTCATCGTCAAATGAGAAAACAAACTTTTAAAACTGCTTATCCATCTTTAAGAGGTACAAGaagaaaagattttttaaatcattcaaaaaatgaattagaTTCATCAAATAACTCTTTATCAACTTTAGTTAATGCTTTTgtaccaccacaacaatcaaataattcaaatacaacaactacaacaaataCTTCAACttag